In a single window of the Mugil cephalus isolate CIBA_MC_2020 chromosome 6, CIBA_Mcephalus_1.1, whole genome shotgun sequence genome:
- the LOC125009630 gene encoding phospholipase A2 inhibitor and Ly6/PLAUR domain-containing protein-like, with amino-acid sequence MKLIFSLILLWTISSTAEALQCQTCTDETCSSTVSQTCSTETMCITASIQAISSGTPVQQIYKACAPSSQCPATGPQTFSVNLGGSSALASATCCDTDDCNSQTLPFPPTPADNSLQCNSCTTSECTTPLQCKGTEDMCFQATCK; translated from the exons ATGAAGCTGATCTTTTCTCTGATTCTCCTCTGGACCATCTCCAGCACAG CTGAAGCTCTTCAGTGTCAAACCTGCACAGATGAGACATGTTCAAGCACAGTATCCCAAACGTGTTCCACAGAGACGATGTGTATAACAGCCTCCATTCAAG CAATTTCATCTGGAACTCCAGTACAGCAAATCTACAAAGCATGTGCTCCGTCCTCTCAGTGTCCAGCCACTGGACCTCAGACATTTTCAGTCAACTTGGGTGGTTCAAGTGCACTTGCATCTGCTACGTGCTGCGACACAGATGACTGCAACTCACAAACTCTACCTT TTCCTCCTACTCCGGCAGATAACAGCCTCCAGTGTAATTCTTGTACAACCTCTGAATGCACGACACCATTACAGTGTAAGGGGACGGAGGACATGTGCTTTCAAGCAACTTGTAAGTGA